GCTGATGCACAGAGGTCATATAGGTCAGCTAACACAACGTGCCTAAACCTGGAGTCCTGTGATCCCAGCTtagaggacagaggaagaagggtcaagagttcaaggctggaTTATACCACAAGAGatgccatctcccctccccccctccctaaaaaacacaaaatggaaAAGTGTCTGCCtcaagccctgagtttgatcctcagaaccagCAAATTAAACGCAAAGCCTTTtcttgcctggcagtggtggtacatgccttaaattccagcatagtaggaggcagaggcttgTGGATCtgcgtgagtttgaggccagcctggtcacagAACAAGTTCTAAGTCAGCCAGGGTtgtgttacatagagaaaccttacCTTGACGAAAACAAGCAAACCCCCTTTCTTACAGTGAGAGGGAATAAGGACCAGACAGACCAGGAAAAGTGCCTTTGATTGGAGGTTGCATGGagacattgttttttctttttgagatggcaTGTCACAGGcccacctgcctgtctcccaggtaTTAGGCTTAAAGGTGAGCGCTCCCTTGGAGGCCCTGCAGGGTATGTTATTAAAGGTTCAGGCTTGGGGTAGAAGTGGAAGAGAGGTGCTTGGAGACAGTGAGGCTCCTGGAGCTGGGAGTCGAAAGACaacaatgttgttgttgttttcctgcaCCAGCTTCCTTACTCGGTGGAACCACTTACTTCCTTAGCCGGCACTTACTGGGGTCCTTCCCTGGCCACACTTAAGCAATACAAGCTATGAAGTCATAGGAAGACAGGAAGCAGACGGTTGCTATAGAGATGGTCTATATACACACTGGAACACGGACCAGACTGAACAGCAGTTTTTGCTCTGTTTGGACTTACTTTCCTCTTAATTTGCtacatttctgtgtcttcttctctcctatTGTACTTTCACTCCCGATTCCCCGTGCTGGTTCCCAGCTCACTAGCACTGTTCTAAGCTACCTCTTTCCCCTTGGCAGATCAGTTTAAACTGAATTCCTGGGGGtttaggggagggagaggaataaCTGCAAAGTAAATGACACAAATGGAAATCATGAAATCCATTACTTAACAcgttattaaaaacaacaacatttGAAAGCTGGTAGTGGTAACCCatccctataatcccagcactccgggaggaggcagaggcaggtgaatatctgagttcaaagaccagcctggtctacagagtgagttacaggacagccagagctacacagagaaagctggttttaaaaaccccaaaacaaacaagcaaacaaacttaaaaataaaacaaccaaacactAATTAACTAGCCAAGGTGGCTTCTCCTCGCAGTCCCAGCTTTCAGAGGTAGAAGCCaaaggatcataaattcaagatCCAGGCAGCAGGGTCTCTCAGCAGGCAGTGGCACTTTCTGCCAACTCTGAGGGCAGAAATTCAATCCGCAGGGCCCACATGGTAGGAGGAAGTACTTACTGACCCTCAGTACTCAGGTGAGCTCTGAGCCCTCGCTGCCACActcaaatgaacaaaacacacTAATAGAGACatcctagccgggcagtggtggcacacgtctttttttttttttttttttttttttttgggggggggggggtggttttcaagacaggtggtttctctgtgtagccctggctgtcctggaactcactctgtagaccaggctggcctcgaactcagaaatctgcctgcctctgcctcccaagtgctgggattaaaggcgagcaccagtggtgagatccaggacagccaaggctatacagagaaaccctgtctcgaaaaacaaaaaaaaaaaaaagggggtggggggggagacatccttagctacatagtgaatttgaggctggTTCAGGCTACAAGATATCCAGTctgaaaaaaaagtcataaaaatcATATTTGCCTAACCTATGTAAGAggatggaaggagaaacagacaTTCTTCTAGGTTTGGGCTGTGGTGCTGTACAAACCCTATTCAAGAGGCTGGCTGCATGGCCTGATACACTGTTACAGTTACCACTGCAGAAGTCCTGTGACATTCATGCaagtttttagaaaataaaaatgctttttttttttaaattttctttcttggggGGTTAGTGGAGATGTCTGCTTTTGTTTAACAGAGTCCTCTAATAGGCCAAGCTGGCCAGGAACTGGGTGAGCTCCAGCCTCTAATCCAGCTTGGTGTCTTCATCTCACCTgtcctgggattacaaacatatgTGTCCACATCTATCTATGGAGTGCTACAGGTACAGGTCCCACCCAGGGCTCTCTGGATCCTAGTCGAGCATCCACCCCACCAATGGCTCCCAGCCCGACCCTTGTATCTCATAACCTTAAAGGACACATATCTCCACCCTAAAAGGACGTAAGACTCTCTTCTTCAATCTGATGACTAACCCATGGCTTGGCCTGTAAAATGTATCCTCAAAATCCAGGAGGTGTGTCTCACGGCACCCTGTAAGGTCAGAGAACAGCCTGAGGCACTTCATTCTCTCCATGTCCGCTGGGTCCTGGGATCTGATTCTGGTCATTAAGCCAGCTGCcaggcaagcaccttcacccctAAGCCACCCTCCTGTGTTGCAAAGTTGTGCTTTCCACTCCCTCTGCTCATtacaggtctctctctctttctgaatattttttcatgtgtttggttattttggtttttgagacaggaactcatggtagcccaggctggcctcagtcgTTATGTAACAGTAATATGGATGATCTTGGACTCCTGCCCAGCTGCCTATCAAGCGCTGCTGGAGTCACCCCTCCTAGCACcggcatttgtttttgttttgtttttgtttctgagagacagagactctCGCTGTGGCTTAGGCTAGCTTTGGATTTAGAATTATGTCTTCAGCATGCTGGGCTTATAGCTGTGCACACTACAGCCATCCAGAACATTGTGACTTGTCTACTGTACTGCAGGAGACTTGGCTATTGCTTTGCCTCTAGTCCCTTCTGTTGATGCATCCTAACCCCACAATTAGTAATGAAACTGACTTAGAACATACATCATGGTACTCAGTGTCATGTCTCCCAACTGCTTACAAGAGTCCAAAGCCATACTAGGCCTGTGGGACAACCTTGGGAGAAGCAGAATTAATTAGCTCAAGgatatcctcagctacacagcaagttcagggccagccaaggctacatgtgaccctgtctctaaaagctTTAAAACAGGGATGGCAAGCTGCTTCAGTGGCCAAGCTagcatgctgctcttccagaggacccaagtccagTGTCCAGCACCTAAGCTGGCCGCCTCACGGGCCTCTGGCTTCCAGATGCATCTGCACGCATGcgcacatccacacatccacatgtACATCATTtagaatgttattttttaaaaagatttatttattttatgtatatgagtacactgtcactgtcctcagacacaccagaagagggcatcagatcccattacagatgattgtgagctgccatgtggttgctgggaattgaactcaggacctctggaagagcagtcagtgctcttaaccactgagccatttctccagccccctaaaatgttattttttaaggtTTGCTGAGTATGCCAGCTGGTATCCTGACTGTACTTCCAGAAtgcagcaggctgaggcaggaagctggCTTCCAATTAGAGACCAACCTGGGCAAAACTTTCTCTTCCATAAAACTTTCCTATAGGTCATCTAAGACAAATGAATTCCTCTCAGTCCCAACATTTAAGTTGTTGCCTCCTGTGTATCCCATCTCAGATTGTGGTTACTTGTTATTTCATGATTAAAAGTTCcttacaaaaatatttcttagtCACTAAAACTGCAAAATGCTTCTCTCCATACTCTCTGCCACATCCCATGAAACTAGGATTCTAGACCCTGTCCTACAAATAACCGCATGGTTCCCTGTCTCCTTATTTACTGTAATTtgatatttatctatttatatcaggcagtggaggcacatgcctttaatcctagcacttgggaggcagaagcagacagatctctgtgagttcaaggccagcctggtctacagaacaagtcccaggacagtcaggaaCAGTTTCTcttctatacagagaaaccctgtctctaaaaactgaagacaaaaaaatgtattgatttaacgcacgtgtgtggaggtcagagccaGCATGTGGGTTTCGGGCTTTGTCAGCAATTGTCTTTACTCACCCAGCCATGGACCACCAtctccttcttttattttgtgcctcccaagttctggaactaaaggtgtgcagcCACTTTACAGGGTTTTAAACCCAGGGTTTTAtgttaggcaagtattctaccaatTAAGCCACATTCccagatatatacacacagacatatacatacatacatacacacacatatacatgcatgtatacatacacacagatagatagatagatagatagatagatagatagatagatagatagatatttggtTTGAGGCTGGGTCTCACCATTTAACACCGGTTGACTTGGCGCTTCCTATGTAAAtcaagtgttttagttagggtctCCATTACTGTGGcaaacactataaccaaaagcagcttggggaagaaacggtttatttggcttatgcttgcTCCCACATCACTGTTCACTGAAGGAcattaggacaggaactcaaacagggcaggaacctagaggcaggagctgatgcagaggccatggacaggtgctgcttactggctcgcttcccatggcttgctcagcctgttttcttatagacctcaggaccaccagtccacagaactccagcttgtgtcaagttgacataagtcTAGCCAGTATACCAGTACAACAAAGATCTTCACGGTTTTATGTGGTGCGGGCGATCAACCCAGGACTTGCACAGGGGTAGGCAAACGCTACCAATTGAGTTATATACCCGTAACCATCGTTATTTTTACACAGCAGGCTTATCATGTAGCCAAAAATGATCTTTAAAttgagtctcctgcctctgcctccccagggctgggcaGGCACTTCTACCAATTGAGCTGTAGCCCCAGCCACCATAAATGGATCATGTTTTTagacttttattatttgtatttgggggtagggtggggatcTGGGCTCTTATGGcagccagaggacaactctgtaaAGTTGTCTCACgcacctttatgtgggttttaATGTACTGAACTCAGGTCTATAGGACTGGGTTTCAGTGGCAGGAGCCTTTCACCAGCCTTTCACCTTGAACCTTGTCATAGGCGCCACATAAATAACTACTTAATAACTACGTAAAAGTGGTCCACGGAGTGTCCTCATTTTGGAacactgggtgggtgggggctcaTAGTAGAAAAATGACGAGCAAGACTCCCCTAACTTCTAAGCGGATCAATGGTTAAGAGTGTTACAGTGCAGAAGACTGGAGATGGCtctgagccctggctgctcttctaggtGACTCGGGTTCAACACCCAGCaggtacacaagcacacatatacagaagaaaaaaatgcttaagaACTGGTATAGTATAAAAACTTGGTAGGTAGTGCAAGCCTGTCGTGCCAGCACGAGAAAGTCTAAGGCAGGACTGCTTAATGttaggaccagcctgggctacgcagagttccagggcagcctgaaaTTCAAAAATTGGCACAACACAGCAGGCATTCTCGAGCAGGGACTATTCCCAGGGAAGCCAAGCACTTGGCCGGCGGGCCTGAGAGTTGCACAGGACATAAAATGTACATCCGCGAGCCAAGCCCAGAAACCGCGCTCCGGGAACCGTAGTCGTTGTGAAAGCCGCGAGACTCAGGCCGGAAGAGCCACGGAGAGGCCCGGCCGGCTCTCCGGAAACTCCCGCCCCTTTCCCCTTTTACGGGAAGTCCTCGCTTACGTCAGAGCGGCCCTAAGGCGGCGACAGGGAACAGCCTTCTTCACTCCTGACTTCCGCCTGCCTCGAGTCTGGAGTCGTGGCCTTCCCCGCTCGTCCCCCTCAGCCTGCGGCGTCCGACCATGTTTGGCCTGCGGAGAAACGCGGTAATCGGCTTGAACCTGTACTGCGGCGGCGCTAGCCTCGGCGCGGGCGGCGGTTCTCCGGCCGGGGCGCGCCTGGCGGCCGAGGAGGCCAAGGCGCGGCgcgaggggggaggggaggccgcTCTGCTGCCCGGCGCGCGGGTGGTCGCCCGGCCGCCGCCCGTGGGCGCCGAGGACCCCGACGTCACCGCGTCGGCAGAGAGGCGGCTGCTTAAGTCGCCCGGCCTCCTCGCCGTGCCGCCCGAGGAGATGGCCGCGTCGGCCGCCGCCATCATGTCTCCCGAGGAGGAGCTGGACGGCTGCGAGCCGGAGGCGATCAGCAAGCGGCCGACCGTGCTGCCCCTACTGGAGCGCGTGAGCGAGGCGGCTAAGAGCTCCGGCGCCGACGGCTCGCTGCCCTCCACGCCGCCACCCGAGGAGGAAGACGACGAGCTGTACCGCCAGTCGCTGGAGATCATCTCGCGCTACCTGCGGGAGCAGGCGACGGGCTCCAAGGACTCAAAGCCTCTGGGCGAGGCCGGCGCGGCGGGCCGGAGGGCGCTGGAGACCCTGCGGCGCGTGGGCGACGGCGTGCAGCGCAACCACGAGACGGCCTTCCAGGGTAAGCGGCGCCCGGGGCGGGCAGGGCCGGGGCCGTGCGTGAAGAGCCGGAGCCTGGCTCTGCAACCAGAATATTCTGGTCGTGAGTCATTGTTTCCGCCCATCTGGCTGTTAGGTTCAAAGGCCGGAAAGGGTGGGATGTCAATATCTGCGTGGGGTCGGCCGGACTGCTCTAGAGCCGGGAGAGCCCGGTCCTCTCGTCGTGGGTGGGCAGGGGGGCTAGTGACCCGCTGCAGACAAAGGAGGCCATgaggtttcttccttttcttctcaggCATGCTTCGGAAACTGGACATTAAAAACGAAGACGATGTTAAATCTTTTTCTCGAGTGATGATCCATGTTTTCAAAGATGGCGTAACAAACTGGGGCAGGATTGTGACTCTTATTTCTTTTGGTGCCTTTGTGGCCAAACACTTAAAGAGCATAAACCAAGAAAGCTGCATCGAACCATTAGCAGAAAGTATCACAGATGTTCTTGTAAGGACGAAACGGGACTGGCTTGTCAAACAAAGAGGCTGGGTAAGTGTGCCTTGTGGTTTAAAGGGGCCGTGGAGTGGAAATGGGATTCAGGATTTTGTGAAGGAGAAGGCACCTAAAGTTTTTTTTACAAAGCTCCTCTCTGGCTTCAGGTATAATTTATGTATCTCTTGTTGCATGATGTTGGTCGTTGTAGGTGGTAGGTCCAGAGAAAAACTGATCATGATGGTCTTGAATTGTACCAAAAGGTCTTGTATTCTGTAGGTTGTTCTTCTAATTCAGTTGGATAATCTTCAGAGCAGTGGATTCAAACCATGAAGTAAGAGTCACCTGTGATGACTACATTACATTCCCAGTGGGCCCCTCATTTTAATCAAATGGTTAAGGGGTAGAGCCTGCATTTTAGAAGCTAATGCCCAAAGAGCTCTGGTGTGAGGTGTCCTCATCCTCATTAGGAAACACTCACCCATGGGAGAGATACCACATGGGGATCCAAAGAGTGGTTAGGATTTCTGTCTTTCACCTGAATAATGGGCCCTCAATTCTTCTGGTCAGACTGTGCAAAAATTATTGAGGTGCAATACAACTGCTGTAAGGTAACTTGCAAATGGTTACTCACTGAAAAGAACTCCAGAAATGTCTCTTGCATCCCAGGAGTACATAATTGCTTCACCATTGTTTGGGGGGGTATCTTAATTCACCCTTTCTCTGTATTTAGTGTTACAACAGCAGAAACCCATACTTgaaaatgtgcttttcttttttgttttctaggaTGGGTTTGTGGAGT
Above is a genomic segment from Arvicanthis niloticus isolate mArvNil1 chromosome 4, mArvNil1.pat.X, whole genome shotgun sequence containing:
- the Mcl1 gene encoding induced myeloid leukemia cell differentiation protein Mcl-1 isoform X1, whose translation is MFGLRRNAVIGLNLYCGGASLGAGGGSPAGARLAAEEAKARREGGGEAALLPGARVVARPPPVGAEDPDVTASAERRLLKSPGLLAVPPEEMAASAAAIMSPEEELDGCEPEAISKRPTVLPLLERVSEAAKSSGADGSLPSTPPPEEEDDELYRQSLEIISRYLREQATGSKDSKPLGEAGAAGRRALETLRRVGDGVQRNHETAFQGMLRKLDIKNEDDVKSFSRVMIHVFKDGVTNWGRIVTLISFGAFVAKHLKSINQESCIEPLAESITDVLVRTKRDWLVKQRGWDGFVEFFHVQDLEGGIRNVLLAFAGVAGVGAGLAYLIR
- the Mcl1 gene encoding induced myeloid leukemia cell differentiation protein Mcl-1 isoform X2 — protein: MFGLRRNAVIGLNLYCGGASLGAGGGSPAGARLAAEEAKARREGGGEAALLPGARVVARPPPVGAEDPDVTASAERRLLKSPGLLAVPPEEMAASAAAIMSPEEELDGCEPEAISKRPTVLPLLERVSEAAKSSGADGSLPSTPPPEEEDDELYRQSLEIISRYLREQATGSKDSKPLGEAGAAGRRALETLRRVGDGVQRNHETAFQGMLRKLDIKNEDDVKSFSRVMIHVFKDGVTNWGRIVTLISFGAFVAKHLKSINQESCIEPLAESITDVLVRTKRDWLVKQRGWVVLLIQLDNLQSSGFKP